A DNA window from Porphyromonas gingivalis ATCC 33277 contains the following coding sequences:
- the cas2 gene encoding CRISPR-associated endonuclease Cas2, protein MYIILVYDIGEKRVGKMLKLCRKYLNWIQNSVFEGEISEVKLLELKSRAARIMEKEEDSLIIFSSRQERWLEKEIIGKERSATDIFL, encoded by the coding sequence ATGTATATTATTTTAGTGTACGATATCGGGGAAAAGCGTGTTGGCAAAATGCTAAAACTGTGCAGAAAATATCTGAATTGGATTCAGAACTCTGTGTTCGAGGGGGAAATATCGGAAGTCAAGCTCTTAGAGCTGAAGAGTAGAGCAGCCAGAATTATGGAAAAAGAAGAAGATAGTCTGATCATATTTTCTTCCAGACAAGAACGTTGGTTGGAAAAAGAAATAATTGGCAAAGAGCGTTCTGCAACGGATATATTTCTATAA